A window of Panicum virgatum strain AP13 chromosome 8K, P.virgatum_v5, whole genome shotgun sequence contains these coding sequences:
- the LOC120645592 gene encoding lecithin-cholesterol acyltransferase-like 1: MWRTFETAIVNLPSPEVFGRRPLLVTRSKNYSAYDIADLLVAISSANGDKPFRERELAKMGYFKAPMVPMTHMYGMGVPTEEQLVYREGDFDIPPEMVYGDGDGTINLKNMLAFEEKVGKQPGQRELFKSIRVTKVPHSELVIHQRALKKIMCEIVELNR, encoded by the coding sequence ATGTGGAGGACCTTTGAGACTGCCATCGTGAACCTACCATCCCCGGAGGTCTTTGGGCGCAGGCCACTCCTGGTGACCAGGAGCAAGAATTACTCGGCGTATGATATCGCCGATCTGCTTGTTGCCATCAGTTCCGCCAATGGCGACAAGCCATTCAGAGAGCGTGAGCTCGCAAAGATGGGCTACTTCAAGGCGCCCATGGTTCCAATGACTCATATGTATGGAATGGGCGTCCCAACGGAGGAGCAACTGGTGTACCGGGAAGGTGACTTCGATATACCGCCTGAAATGGTGTACGGCGATGGTGACGGCACCATCAACCTAAAAAACATGTTGGCGTTCGAGGAGAAGGTGGGGAAACAGCCGGGACAAAGAGAGCTCTTCAAGTCCATCAGAGTTACAAAGGTTCCACACTCTGAATTAGTTATCCATCAACGGGCTCTCAAGAAAATCATGTGTGAGATCGTAGAATTAAATCGCTAG